Proteins from a single region of Deltaproteobacteria bacterium:
- the rplL gene encoding 50S ribosomal protein L7/L12 — protein sequence MATVSRSDIVETLKQMPLLEVAELVKELESTFGVSAAAPVMVAGAAAGGAGAAAQEEKTEFTVVLASAGSNKINVIKEVRALTGLGLKEAKDLVEGAPKTLKEGVSKEDAAKMKDVLEKAGAKVELK from the coding sequence ATGGCAACAGTCAGTCGTTCCGATATCGTCGAAACTCTCAAGCAAATGCCACTTCTCGAGGTGGCGGAGCTTGTCAAAGAATTGGAAAGCACCTTTGGTGTTTCCGCTGCGGCACCTGTGATGGTCGCCGGCGCTGCTGCCGGCGGAGCTGGCGCTGCTGCCCAGGAAGAAAAAACGGAGTTTACCGTTGTCCTGGCATCTGCAGGAAGCAACAAGATCAACGTCATCAAGGAGGTGCGTGCCTTGACAGGACTGGGTCTTAAGGAAGCCAAGGACCTTGTTGAAGGGGCTCCAAAGACCTTGAAGGAAGGTGTGTCCAAGGAAGATGCCGCAAAGATGAAGGATGTTCTTGAGAAGGCCGGCGCGAAGGTCGAGTTAAAATAA
- the rplJ gene encoding 50S ribosomal protein L10 has protein sequence MNRIEKTEVVQDLSGRIKRASAVILAEYRGLTVAQMTSLRKAVRQSEGEFHVIKNTLAKKAFQAGDFGSLAEQFRGPMAIAIALGDPVLLAKAISRQAAELEPLKIKSGFFAGKVISIKEVEVLSSLPSREELYAKLLGTLMAPVTNFVRVLNALPTQVVRAIKEIEKTKGG, from the coding sequence ATGAACCGAATTGAAAAAACAGAAGTTGTTCAAGATTTGTCAGGACGTATCAAGAGGGCCTCGGCGGTCATTCTGGCGGAGTATCGTGGTTTGACGGTGGCCCAGATGACCTCACTTCGAAAGGCTGTTCGACAGTCGGAAGGAGAGTTTCACGTCATCAAAAATACGCTTGCAAAGAAGGCGTTTCAGGCGGGCGACTTTGGTTCATTGGCCGAGCAGTTCAGAGGTCCGATGGCTATCGCCATTGCCTTGGGGGATCCCGTTCTTTTGGCAAAGGCGATTTCTCGGCAGGCAGCTGAGCTGGAACCACTCAAGATTAAGTCCGGTTTTTTTGCCGGGAAGGTGATCTCGATCAAGGAGGTTGAAGTACTTTCCAGCCTTCCTTCCCGGGAAGAACTTTATGCAAAACTCTTGGGGACGTTGATGGCGCCGGTAACAAATTTTGTGCGAGTTTTAAATGCTCTTCCCACCCAGGTGGTGAGGGCGATCAAGGAAATTGAGAAAACAAAAGGAGGATAG